From the Apis cerana isolate GH-2021 linkage group LG3, AcerK_1.0, whole genome shotgun sequence genome, one window contains:
- the LOC107998218 gene encoding ras-related protein Rap-2a, translated as MMKGRHQFRRRFSLQPSSLKEGQEDGTTKNVRNERLSESDSGGGKHAESSIRHKIVVMGAAKVGKSAIINQFLYNTFTPKYKRTVEEMHHGDFNVSGIQLTLDILDTSGSYEFPAMRDLSIKSADAFILVYDVHDANTFLEVKTLRAQILNTKGAVPIVVVGNKVDLIDTEKQVDTDSTRELVTMKWENGFVEVSAKENLNISQVFKELLIQAKLKYNLSPALRRRRRQSLPPPQHLNSRSSSAHVPSPAQLQHLQQIRERSESKRNSCILS; from the exons ATGATGAAAGGCCGGCATCAATTTCGGCGTCGTTTCAGTCTACAACCATCGTCGCTGAAGGAGGGCCAGGAAGATGGTACGACGAAAAACGTTAG gaACGAGAGGCTGTCGGAGTCGGACAGCGGTGGCGGGAAACACGCGGAAAGCTCGATACGGCACAAGATCGTTGTGATGGGGGCGGCGAAAGTGGGGAAGTCGGCGATAATCAATCAGTTCCTCTACAACACGTTCACCCCCAAGTACAAGAGGACGGTGGAGGAGATGCATCACGGGGATTTCAACGTTTCCGGTATACAATTGACCCTCGACATCCTGGATACATCCGGCTCGTACGAGTTCCCCGCGATGAGAGATCTGTCCATCAAGTCGGCGGACGCGTTTATCCTCGTGTACGACGTCCACGACGCCAACACGTTCCTCGAGGTGAAGACGCTGAGGGCGCAAATTCTTAACACGAAGGGGGCGGTGCCGATCGTCGTCGTCGGGAATAAAGTCGACTTGATCGACACCGAGAAACAG GTGGATACGGACAGCACGAGAGAGTTGGTGACGATGAAATGGGAGAACGGTTTCGTGGAGGTGTCAGCGAAAGAGAACTTGAACATTTCACAGGTGTTCAAGGAGCTTTTGATCCAGGCCAAGCTGAAGTACAATCTAAGCCCGGCATTGAGACGTCGCCGCAGGCAATCATTGCCACCGCCCCAGCATTTGAATTCCCGCAGCAGCAGCGCTCACGTACCGTCCCCGGCGCAGCTGCAGCATCTGCAGCAGATCCGTGAACGTTCCGAGTCGAAGAGGAATTCCTGCATACTGTCGTAA